In the genome of Longimicrobium sp., the window CGCCCTGGCGGCCGTCAGCAGCCTGCCGCCGGCACAGATGGCGGGTGCGCTGGGCCAGGTGTCCGCCGCCGCCACCGGCAGCGTGGGCCAGCAGCGCCAGGCCCTGGCCGCGGCGCCGCCCGAGCTGCAGCGCCCCAGCGGCGCGCCCGCCACCCGCGGCGCGCCCGGCGCCGCCGACGCCGCGCCGCCCCCCGCCGAGGGCGCCCCCCGGCAGGTGGCACGCGCGCCGGAAGGCACTCCCGTGCAGACGCCCGCGCCGGAGCCGCTTCCCGCGCCGCCGCCTTCGCCCACGCAGCGCGTGGCTACGCCCGAGGAGCCGGCCGACGTGGCCGCCTCGCTCCGCCGCCTGCCCACCACCGACCCGGGGCTGGAGGTGGACGCCGGCGCGCCGCCCCGGGTGGCGCTGGAAGGCAACGCCGACCCCGCCCGGGCACGCGAGCAGCGCGCCGAGCTGCAGGCCGGCATGGTCCAGGCCCGGGCCGACGGCCAGCGCGACCTGGCCCAGCCCATGGGCGAGGACGAGATCTATCCCACCGTACCGCCCGAAACGCTGCGCGCGCAGGTGCCCGCCGGTGGCGCCGCGGGCGAAGGGGGAGCGGCGGGCGCGGCAGGCGGGGCGGACGACCCCGCCGTCGCCATCATCGCCCAGCAGGAGCGCGGCGACCAGGTACGCGACGCCGCGCTGCAGGCGCGCACCGCCATGGCCACGCAGCGGCAGGACCACGCCGCACGTGCCACGGAGGAGCGCGCCGCCTCCAGCCGCGAGGTAGCCCGGCTGGAGCAGGAAAGCGCCGCCGAGCAGACGGCCGAGCGGGCCACGGCCCGTCGCGAGGTGCAGGCCCAGCGCGAGCAGTGGAGCACCGAGCAGCAGACGCTTTCCGAAAGCGCCCGCACCGAGGCCGACGGCGTGGCCGGGCGCGGCGAAGCCGACATCCAGGCACAGCGCACCTCGGCCGACAGCCAGGCCCGCGGCCACCTGGAATCCGGCGCGGCCGAAGCCGCCACCGTTCGCCGCGACGCCCAGGCGCAGGCGGCGGGCGAGCAGCGCCGGGGCGAGCAGGAAGCCGAGTCGGGCGGCGTGTTCGGCTGGCTGCGGAGCCGGGCCAGGGCCTTCTTCGACGGGGTCAAGCGCAGGATCCAGGAAGGGTTCGAGCGCGCGCGGTCGGCGGTGCGCGGCCTGATCGACCGGGCCAAGCGGGCCGCCATGGCCGTGATCGAGACCGCCCGCCAGGCCATCGTATCCGTGATCCGGGGCGTCGGCGCCCTGCTGATCGCCATAGGCGACCGGGTGCTGGCCGGGTTCCCCGCCCTGCGCGACCGCTTCCGCCGCGCCATCCGCGAGCGCGTCGCCGCCGCCGAGGCCGCCGTCAACCGCATGGCCGAGCGCCTCAAGCGGCGCGCGCAGGCCGCCCTGGATGCCTTGGGCGCGGCCCTGAACCGTGCGCTGGCCGCGCTGGAGCGCGGGTTCCTCGCGGCGGTAGACGCCGTGAACCGGGCCGTAAACGCCGCGCTGGACTTCGCCAGGAACGCCGTAGCGGGGCTGGCCGCCTTCGCGGCGCTGATCCGCGACATCGCCGCCGGGCCGGGGCAGTGGATCAGCAACCTGGGCGCGGCCATCGTCGACGGCATCCGCAACCACCTGTGGCGCGCCTTCAAGGAAGCCGTCAAGGGATGGTTCAACTCCAAGCTCGAAGAGGTGCTGGGGCTGGGCACCGCCATCTGGGGCGTGCTGCGGCGCGGCGGCATCAGCCTGGCGCAGGTGGGGCGGATGGCGTTCCAGGCGCTGAAAGCGGCCATTCCCGCCGCCCTGGTCACCATTCTGCTCGAAAAGCTGGTGGCCATGATCGTCCCGGCCGCCGCGGCGGTAATGGCCATCGTCGAGGGGCTGCAGGCGGCGTGGGGCACCGTCAGCCGCGTGATCACCGCGTTCGGGCTCTTCTTCGCCTTCCTGCGCGCGGTCAAGACGGGCAGCGCCGGGCCGCAGTTCGCCTCGGCGCTCGCCGCGGCGGCGGTGGTGGTGATCGACTTCACCGCCAACTGGCTGCTGCGCCGGCTGATTCGCCCGGCGCGCGGCGTGGGCGGGCGCATCCGGGCCATCGCGCAGCGCATCATGGCGCGCCTGCGGCGGGTGATGCAGCGCGTGGGGCGGGCCGTCCGGCGCGGCATGCGGCGCGTCCGGCGCGGGATCAGCCGCCTTCGCGCCCGGTTCGGCCGCCGCCGCGGAGGACGGCAGAACGCGGCGCAGCGGCGGCACGCGCGCGAGCGCCACAACCGCGAGCGGCTGGACCACGCGGTGAGCGTGCTCCGCCCCCAGATCAACTCGCTGCTCTCCCGCCGCGTGTGGAAGCTGCGGCTGCGCGCGCAGCTCGCCCTCTGGCGCGCGAGCTACCGTATCCGCCGCCTCGTCCTCAAGGGCGGCGGGGGCACGCTCGCGGTCGAGGCCGGCAACAGCTTGGGGATCGACGTGGTGACCGGCGTCATGGAAGGCGAAAGCCAGCGCGTGTACCGGATGGTGCGGGAGATCGCCACCGACCTCATGCGCCAGCCCGGCACCCGCGAAATGGCCCGGCAGATCCAGGCCCAGCGGCAGGCGTCGTTCCCCGGCGGGGCGCGGGGGACGACCGCCGCCACCCCCGTGGTCCTGCCGCCGAGCATCCCGGCGCAGAGCCTGGACATCCTGCAGAACCGCCCGCCCGGTTTCCGCAGCCACTACACCATCGGCGGGGGCATGCACAGCTCCGCGTTCACCGAGTTCCGGGGCAGGGGGACCACCGCGGGCAGCATCCGCGTGCAGTCCCCCAGCATCGGGGGCGGATCGTATTCCGACATCCTGACTCGCGTGCCTACGCTGGCACCGTCCGGGGGCGCGCCGTCGGGCCTCAGTCCCGCGGTCGCGGTCGCGCTGACCACCTTCCAGCAGCGCGGTATCCTGCCTCCCGGAGTGCCGTTCGGGGCGCAGGCGGCTCCCATGGCGGGCGCGCTTACCAGGCTGGCCGCGGTGGAGGGCGCGAGAGATCCAGGGTACCTGGTGATCCGCGCCGCGACCATGCACGGCATGCGCGAAGGACTCATCACCCCGCAGCAGGCGCTCATCGACCTCAATCCCATGGAGCGCGCCACCCTCCCCGGCCAGCGCCCCGGCGCGCCGCGCACGGCGGCCGAGATCGCCCGGAGGCAAATTCCCGGCGCGGACTTCCGGTACGGAACCCCGCTTTCGGGAGCCATGGCAACGGCTCTCCCCGGCGAAATGGAGCGCTTCCTGCGCGTCGAACGCGATGCGATCGTCCGCGCGGTGCTGATGCGCCTGCAGACCACCAAGCCGCTCTTCAACACGGAAAGCGACCTGCGCACCTACATCCGGCGGGAGCTGCAGGACGAGCTTGCCCGCATCGTACGCAACGAGTACCCCACCTGACGAGCACCCAATGACTCGAATTCGGCTCCTGCTGCCTTTCTGGATGAACGACGCCAATGTCGACGCGGTGGCCCAGCACCGCGGCTGGCCCTTCGTGGAAGCCCGCCCGGCGACCGAGGCCGCGCGGGAGGCGATCTGGATGACGGCCGATCAGCAAACCTTCATCAACTACGTCGCCGATTTTGGCCTTCAGCTTCACTACGTCGTCGTGCAGGGCCAGGAGGCCGAGGAGGTGGCAGGCGAGCTGGAGCGCGAATTTCCGGTGATCGGCCGCGAGGCGGTGCTGGGGATGGTTGCGGCCGCGGACACGCGCGACACGCTGATCCACGCCATCTACCACATCGCGGCCGCCGCCAGAGAGGACCGTGAGGATCCCGAGCTGTTCGCGGCCATCGAGCGGCTCTTCGCCCATCCTGAAGCCGACGTCCGCCGGGCCGCGGTGTTCGCGTGCACGTACGCCGCCTGGCCGTCGTTCCGCGAGCCCCTGCGGCGCCTCGCCGAGCAGGATGCGGACGCGGACGTCCGCGCCATCGCGCAGGCCACCCTGGACTCGCTGACCAGCCACGCCTGGCAGGGTGGCTGAGCGCCGCCCTGCCCGCTTCACGACCCGGGCGCCGCCCCACGCGACGCCCTCTCCAAGAACAGGAATCCCATGACGCCCACCGCCACGCTCGACACGCCCGCTTCCGCGCTCGACGACTTCCTGGCGCCCCCCGCGCCCGAGCCGCCCCCGTCCACGCTCCACCTCGACACGCTGCCCCCCGCCTCGGCCACGGTGGGCTACGGCGAGCTGGGGACGGGCGGAAGCCTGGGCTACGAGGGCAAGACCGTCACCGTGCAGCGCACCGCCTACTCGCACGCGCTCTCCACCCATCCCCCGGCCCGCGTGCGGTGGGAGCTGGATGGCGAGTGGAAGACGTTCCGCTGCCAGGTGGCGCTGAACGGCGACGTGCCCACCGGGCGCTCGCACGCCGACTTCCAGGTGTACGCCGACGGCCGGCGGGTGGCCGAGGAGTACCGCGTTTCCGCCGGGGCCCCGCCGCGGGCGCTGCAGGCCGACATCACCGGCGCGCGCACGCTGGAGCTGGTGGCCACCACCACGCGCTGGGCGTCGTCCCACGCCGTCTGGCTGAACCCCGAGCTGGACCGCGCCGCGCCGGCCGCGGACGTGCCCCTGCTCGACTGCCTGCAGCGGGTGCACATCCATCCCCCCGCCGCGCCCATCGTGGCCCGGCGCTGCATCGCCACGGTGGTGTCGCCGGGCTTCGAGGCGCTCCTCGACGACCTGCTGGGCTCGGTGGTGGCCAACGCCGGGTGCCCCGACGCGCGGCTGGTGGTATTCGCGGTGGATCCCGACGCCGCGTGCCGCCGCATCGCCGCCCGGTACGGCGCCGAGGTGGTGGAGTGCACCCGCAAGGCGCACGTGAACGCCACCGTGAAGAGCGTGATGTACTCCACCCCCCGGGTGATCGACGCCGAGCAGTTCATTTGCCTGGACGCCGACATGCTGGTGCTCGACGACCTCGATCCCGTCTTCGCCGCCATCGACGCCTGCGCCCCGGGCGCCATCCTGGCCTGCCGCGAGGCCAACGGCTTTCACTACGACGACGTCGAGCACGCCGTGATGTCGGTCTACGGCGGCCGGCCCGGCGACCTGGCGCGCATCATGGGGCGCGACGGCGGCGAGGGGCGCGACCGGCTGGTGGTGAACGACGGCATCTTCGCCGGCAGCCGGGGGGCGCTGCAGGCACTGGATTCCCTGCTCCGCGAGTGGCGGGGCGCGCCACGCTGGGTAGACGAGCGAAAGGACATCTGGTGGCGCAACCAGGCGGTCTTCAACCTGGCCATCGCCCACCTGCGCTGCGGCGTGGAGCTGGACGCCGTGTACAACGTGCAGATGAACAACCAGGAAGTGGAGATGGCCTGGGAAGACGGCCGCGCCGCCGCCCGCTGGCAGGGGCGGCGCGCGCGCGTGCTTCACTTCAACGGCCTGGGCCGCCACAAGTGCCCCGAGTGGCGCGGCCTCTTCGCCAGGGCGGGCGATCCCGTGACGGGCGCGGGCGGGGGCGATGGATACGCGGCGTTCGTCGCGGCCCTGCGCGGATGGGTGGGGCGCTACGGCCAGCGCGCCCTGGCATGGTCGTTCTACGGCACCGCGGACGGATTGAACGGCAAGGTGCGCGATCCGGGAACGTTTCCGCTCTTCGGCCTGCTTCACTACCTGGTGAAGTCCAACGGCTGCGCCCGCGTGCTGGAGACGGGCACCGCGCGAGGCGTTTCCGCGGCGTGCCTGGCCTCGGCCGTGGCGCACCGGCGCGGCGCGGTGGTGGTGACGGTGGACAGGGAGGCGTTCGCGCAGCGCGACGATCTCTGGGCCGCCCTTCCCCCCGCGGCCCGCGGCTGCATCCAGCCGCGCACGGGAGATTCGCTGGAGGAGCTGGATGCCGCCATCGAGCGGGGGGAGCGGTACGACGCAGCGCTGCTGGATTCACTCCACGAGGAGGAATACGTCTACGCCGAGTTCCAGCGGGCAGTGCAGCTCGTCTGCCCCGGCGGGCTGATCCTGTTCCACGATGCCTTCCTGCCGGGAGCGACGGTGGATCGTGCGCTGCTGCGCATCGAGGCCGACGGATACAACGTCACCCGGCTGTGGGGCGCCGAGTGCGGCTTCGCCGAAGACGACGGGCAGGGCTTCGCCCTCGTCGTGAACCGGCGCCGCGCGGGCGCCGGCGCGCCGCAGTGACCGCGCGCGCGGCGGTCGGCATCGCCGTCCACGCCGAGCCGGCGCGGTTTCGCGCCACGCTCGACGCCGTGCGCGCCACCGTTCCCGCATCCACCGGGATCGTCGCCGTCCCCGACCACCCCGACGGCGAGACGGAGATGGCGGTGCGCGGGGCCGGCGTGCGCGTCCTTCCCGCGCCCGAATCGCCCGGCGGGGCGGCGTGCTTCAACCGCCTGCTCGGCGGCACCGACGCGGACGTCTGCGTGCTGCTGGAGAGCGGCTGCATCCCGGCGGACGGATGGCTGGAGCGGCTGCTGGACGGCCTTGCCGCCGACCCGCGCAACGGGCTGGCGGGCCCGTCCACCAACCGCTCGTGGAACGCGCAGGGCGCCGAGCCCGCGTGCGGCCCGTCGTCCCAGGCCATCGCCTCGGCGGGGCGGCGGCTGGCGCAGCGGCACGGGGGCGACACGCGCACCCTGGAGCCGCTCTACTCGCTCGCCGACTTCTGCTACGCCGTGCGCCGCGAGGTGTGGGACGCGCTCGGCGCGGCGGACGAGGGGTTCGGCGCGGGGCCGTGCTGGGAGATGGAATACAACGCGCGCGCCGCCCGGGCGGGGTGGCGCGGGGTGTGGGTGCCCGCGGCGTTCATCTGGCGCGCCCCGTTCACCGCCCGCCGCGCCCGCGACGACCGGCGGCTGTTCGATGCCAGCCGGCGCCGCTACCAGGACCGCCTCTGCGGCCTGCGGCTGCGGGGAGATGCCGCGCGGTACGAGACGCACTGCCGTGGCGACGCCTGCGAGCACTTCGCCCCGGCGGCGCTCGTGCAGATCCGCATCGATCCGTCTCCGGTGCCGGTGGTGGCGGATGAACGGCCGGCCACGGCGCCCCCATCGCCCGCCTCGGCCATCGTCCGCTCCCCTGCCCCGCCCACTTCGTCATCGGGAGGTGTGGGCGCGCCGATGGTCAGCTGCATCATGCCGACCGCGGGAAGGCCGGAGTTTGCGCTGCAGGCCATCGGCTACTTCCTGGCGCAGGACTATCCCCGCCGCGAACTGGTCATCCTGGACGACGCGGGGAGCGGCCTGGCGGAGCGCCTCCCGGACGATCCGCGCATTCGCTACGAGGCGCTGCCCGCCGGGCGCAGCATCGGCGCCAAGCGCAACTGGGGCGTGCAGATGGCGCGCGGCGAGATCATCGCCCAGTGGGACGACGACGACTGGTACGCGCCCGGGCGGTTGAGCGCGCAGGCGGCGCCCATCCTGGCGGGCGATGCGGACGTGACGGCCCTGCGGGCGGAAGTGTTCTTCGACCTGGAGCGGTGGGAGTTCTGGAGCTGCACCGACCTGCTTCACCGGCGCCTGTTCGTTCACGACGTGCACGGCGGGACGCTGGCGTATCGGCGCAGTGTGTGGGGCACGAAAGCCACCTATCCCGCCGCCTCGCTGGCCGAGGACGCGGCGTTCCTTTCCCGCGCCGTGCGTGGCGGCGCGCGGCTGAAGCGCATCGACACGCCCGGGCTGTTCGTGTACCTGCGCCACGGCGCCAACGCGTGGAAGTTCGCCTGCGGAAAGCACGTGGACGCCTCCGGGTGGCGCAGGATCGGCGAGCCGCCGCACCTGGGCGAGGCGCGCGCCTTCTATCTCGCCCGCTCGCCCGCCGCGCCCGGCCGCGGGCCATCCCCGGTCGTCCGCGTCGATCGACGCGATCCACCCGGGCGCGACAGCCGCGAAGAATGCGACGGGGTGCCGCTCGTCTCCTGCATGATGGTGACGGCGGACCGAAGGCGCTTCGTGCCGCACGCCATCGACCACTTCCTGCGGCAGACCTGGCCCGCGCGAGAGCTGGTGATCGTGGACGATGGCGCGGATTCGGTGGAAGACCTGGTTCCCGCCGACCCGCGCATCCGCTACCTGCGCACGGCGCGCTCGCCCACGCTGGGGGCCAAGCGCAACCTGGCGTGCTCCCTGGCGCGCGGAAGCCTGCTGGCGCACTGGGACGACGACGACTGGATGGCGGACACGCGAATCGAGGCGCAGGTGTCGGCGCTTCAGAGGGTGGACGCCGAAGTGTGCGGGCTGTCGACGGTGCGCTACTTCGAGCCGGTAGAGGGGCGTGCGTGGGAGTTTCGCTGGGCTGATCGCTCGCGCCGGTGGGTGGGCGGCAACACGCTCCTGTACCGCCGCGCCGCGTGGGAGCGGCGCCCCTTTCCCGAAGTGAACGAGGGCGAAGACACGCGGTGGGTGTGGGCGCTTCCCTCGGTCGTGTCGGTCGCGGACCCGTCCATCTTCGCCGCCCTGGTGCACGCCGGCAACACCAGCCGCAAGCAGACCCGCGGCGCAAACTGGCACCCCATCCCGCTGGACGTCATCAGGACGGCGATGGGCGCCGACTGGTCGCGCTACGCCGCATCGCACGAAAGCCGGCGACTCGTCCCGGCCTGACGAAAGGCATCACGCGGAGGCGCGGAGAAACGGAAGAGCCGCGGAGGAAATCCCTCCGCGGCTCTCCGTCGTCCTCCGCGCCTGTGCGTGAAACCCATCGCCTGCGGAGATCAGGCCTCCACGAGCTCGCGCTTCTTGCCCTTCTTGTCCTCGCGCCTGGCCTTGAGGACGACGGTGTCGGCGTCCAGGTGGTCGTCGCCGCAGGCGTGGACGTATTCCTGGTAGGTGCCCAGGTAGTCGCGGATGCCGCTGGGGCTGATCTCCACCACGCGCGTGGCCAGCTGGCTGACGAACCAGCGGTCGTGCGACACCAGGATCAGCGTGCCCTCGTACCCCTGCAGCGCCGCCACCAGCGCCTCGATGGACTCCAGGTCCAGGTGGTTCGTCGGCTCGTCGAGCACCAGCACGTTGGGCTGCTCCAGCGCCAGGCGGCTGAACACCAGCCGCGCCGCCTCGCCGCCGGACAGCGCGGAGAGGCGCTTCTCGCCGTCGTCGCCCGAGAACAGCATCATCCCCAGGTGGCCGCGCACGAAACCGCGGTCCTTGCCGGGGCAGTAGTTCCACAGCCACTGCTCGGCCGTCTGCTCGTCGCCGTCCAGCTGCTCGTGGTGGTCCTGCGCAAAGTAGCCGCGGTGCGCCTCGTAGCCCCACTCCACGGCGCCCTCGTCGGGGGGCAGGTCGCCCATGACGATCTTGAGCAGCGTGGACTTGCCGATGCCGTTGGGCCCCATGATCACCAGGCGGTCGCCCTTGTTCACCAGCAGGTTCACGCCGGGGAGCACCTCCTTGTCGCCGAACGCCTTCTTGATCCCCGAAATCTTCAGCACCTGCTTGCCGCTTTCGCGGCGCGGCACGAAGCGGAACTTGGGGTAGCGCCGCGAGCTGCCGGGAAGCTCCTCGAGCTCGTCGACCTTGCGCTCGATCATCTTGAGCTTGCTCTGGGCCTGGCGCGCCTTGCTGGCCTTGGCCTTGAACTTGTCGACGAACTTCTGGTGGTGCGCGATCTCCTTCTGCCGCCCTTCGATCTCCTTTTCCTTCCGCTCGCGGTCTTCCACCTTCTGCACCAGGAAGTCGCTGTAGTTGCCCCGGTACATCGTCACCGTCTGGTAGTCGACGTCCAGGATGTAGGTGGAGATGTTGTCCAAAAAGCGGTGGTCGTGGCTGATCACCGCCACGGGCCCCTCGAAGTCCTGGAGAAACTTCTCCAGCCAGCGGATGGAAAGGATGTCCAGGTGGTTCGTAGGCTCGTCCAACAGCAGCACGTCGGGCGAGCCGGCCAGCACCTGGGCCAGCAGCACGCGCAGCTTGAAGCCGCCGGAGAGCGTGGACAGGGGCTGCCGGTGCACCTCGGCCGGCAGGCCCAGCCCCTCCAGGATGGTGGCCGCGCGCGCCTCGGCGGTGTAGCCGTCCAGCCGCTGCACCGTTTCTTCCAGCTCGCTGAAGCGGTCGGCGTCGAAGTGGATGTGCGCCTGGGCCAGCAGCGCTTCCTTGGCCACCATGGCGTCCCACAGCTCCGGGTGCCCCATCAGCGCCACCGCCAGCACCTCCTGGTCCTCGTACAGGAACTGGTCCTGGCGAAGCACCCCCAGCCGGGCCTGCTTGGGGATGGAGACGCTGCCCTTGCTGGGCTCGCCGTCGCCGCTGAGAATGTTGAGCAGCGTGGTCTTGCCGCACCCGTTGGCGCCCACGATGCCGTAGCGCTCGCCCGGGTTCAGCTGAAAGGCTGCACCGGCGAACAGCACACGGTCGCCGAAGGACTTTTCGAGATTGGTTACGGAGATCATCCCCCAATATAACCAGGAACGGCCCCGTTCTGAACCCTTCGGAGAAGACGAAAGGACGCGCCGCGGGCAGCGAATGCCCGCGGCGCGTCCTTTCGTTCCAGCCGGCCGCCCGTCAGTCGGCGGCCGGGCGGGTCAGCTCCCGGCGCGCGCCAGGGCGCGGACCGAAGCGGCGAGGGCACGCACGCGCCGCGCGTCGGCGCCGCGGGCCTGGCCGTCGACGTAGCCGGCCAGGCGGTTGAGCACCGAGCGCCGCTCGGCGCCGGCGCCCATCGCCTCGGCGCGGTTCAGGTCTTCGGCGATGCGGGCGACGGCGGCGGTGGAAACCCCGCGGCTGCGCACCAGCTGGTCGAGGTAGGCGCGCGACACCACGAAGGCGGCGGGCCACTCGATGCGGGTCTGCATCTGCGGGTTCCACTGCTCCATGCGCACCAGCTTGGCCGCCTCGAGCTCGTTGTGCGACAGGTGCATGCTGGTGCCCAGGCGCAGCACGTCGATGCCGCGGTTGATCTCGGTGCCGTAGATCAGCCCATTGTACCAGTAGGCCGACCAGTAGCCGCCCAGCACCAGCGACTCGGCCATGGGGCCGCGGTCGAAGAAGGCGATCTCCACCGGCTTGGCGGGATCGCTGAAGTCGAACACCGAGATGCCCCCCTGGTACCACGCCTGCACCATGATGTCGCGCCCCGGCACCGGCACCAGCGAGCCGTTGTGGGCCACGCAGTTCTCCTGCGCCGTCTGGGGCGCGGGCAGCTTGTAGTGGCCGGCCGGGCGAAGCTCGCGGTTGGCCAGGGTGAAGATGGCGTTGGAACCCCACAGCGGCGGGTCCGTCGCGCGGCAGCGGGGGCTGGCGCCGCCGCCCCACTCGTCGGTGAAGATCACCGTGCTGGCGTCGTTGTTGAACGTCGCCGAGTGCCAGTACGCGAAGTTGGGGTCCGTCACCTCTTCCACGCGCCGGGGGTTGGCCGGGTCGCGGATGTCGAGCAGGATGCCGTTGCCGGAGCACGCGCCCGCCGCCAGCCCCACCTGCGGGTAGACGGTGATGTCGTGGCACTGGTTGGTCTGCGAGGTGGTCTGCGTTCCCGCCCCGTGCGCGCCGCCCTGCCACAGCCCGGCGATGTTGCCCGTCTGCGGGTCGGCGAAGATGCGCGGCGCGTTGACCACCCGGGCCTGCTGCGGGTTGGCGAGCGGCACGCGGATCACCTCGATGCGGAAGTACGCGCTGGCGGTGTCCTGCGGTGAGCGCACGCACCCGGCCAGCTCGCTGGGCGAGCGCGCCACGCTGGTGCCCTGCACGTACACGTAGAGG includes:
- a CDS encoding eCIS core domain-containing protein, whose protein sequence is MTDTAKARRPAKQPDGASPAPHAPAPQTTAPAAEPAAPAWAAASVAAPFSLGLPVQRKPVIGRADDAYEREADAVADRVAARSTVAAPLNISRVTAAALAPPVQRKSPGDRTDHDDEKRPDGGGPGVVQRQAEPGDDEKRDDAPAPVLTKPVDGVVQRAEDEDKPDEAPAPVQTKPVDGVVQRASEDEKREDGAAPVQTKALDGVVQRASEDEKKPDDEPAPVQTKPADGALGQGVDDEKKPDDAPSTVQTKPIDGVVQRAPEDEKKSEGEPGPVQAKGAPGGLAGGSPAMRDAAGTAIATRGPGSPLPRATRGTLESGIGVDLRDVRVHTGPAAEQATQQLRARAFTHGKDIWLGRGESPSDTRLMAHEATHVVQQDGVVRRAPVAPAAEVADQEAEDERRRREEEEEQEEQEERGSPRATARAAQREVSTGPGAPRREEPRRLGEPEAASAGAAPTASPATGPAAPVAPSSDETPGTPRAPAQAERRVAAAPASTARDTGIGDVPAPGSPTRDVATPAADAADSTALTVPRSATPTPRRGILDRLRGMLSPRLRGRTAAPGATEARPGAGPVPSTTSAGPAPAPRAASPAPSGDAAAPVASTVSGAPLAAAATMPATAPGATAGTRPATDPATAAPTQGAAAVTTPGTAPTSAAATPGPAAATTPTTPTPAPGAARTGPPPGVRALPIPFTLGGRRPGIPVGATPAPGQAPAAGPAGALAGAAGPGMGPADALAAALPGAAAPDVAGAVAGAPGAPGAGAVVPGAEGAPAAGEAAPASPADKTSDAPETAAQAAAGAADAQRTAGAAGPGGATALEGGPAGPATATAAGPAAGPAPAGAEGGGAAPDTAAPGGPEGQDEAASGDETAARMAAAQPESDRAAEASADEEAAESGGEAPAAPSLGGAADSAGEAEAAPAEADTEAPEAAADTPVEAAPAPAADTEPGAAAPAEAAAPEADAGAEPAPAPVSEELPPAERDAGLGSIGESGGGAEYAGGGGGGGGAVPEPPEPTVPSVPQNDPESALAAVSSLPPAQMAGALGQVSAAATGSVGQQRQALAAAPPELQRPSGAPATRGAPGAADAAPPPAEGAPRQVARAPEGTPVQTPAPEPLPAPPPSPTQRVATPEEPADVAASLRRLPTTDPGLEVDAGAPPRVALEGNADPARAREQRAELQAGMVQARADGQRDLAQPMGEDEIYPTVPPETLRAQVPAGGAAGEGGAAGAAGGADDPAVAIIAQQERGDQVRDAALQARTAMATQRQDHAARATEERAASSREVARLEQESAAEQTAERATARREVQAQREQWSTEQQTLSESARTEADGVAGRGEADIQAQRTSADSQARGHLESGAAEAATVRRDAQAQAAGEQRRGEQEAESGGVFGWLRSRARAFFDGVKRRIQEGFERARSAVRGLIDRAKRAAMAVIETARQAIVSVIRGVGALLIAIGDRVLAGFPALRDRFRRAIRERVAAAEAAVNRMAERLKRRAQAALDALGAALNRALAALERGFLAAVDAVNRAVNAALDFARNAVAGLAAFAALIRDIAAGPGQWISNLGAAIVDGIRNHLWRAFKEAVKGWFNSKLEEVLGLGTAIWGVLRRGGISLAQVGRMAFQALKAAIPAALVTILLEKLVAMIVPAAAAVMAIVEGLQAAWGTVSRVITAFGLFFAFLRAVKTGSAGPQFASALAAAAVVVIDFTANWLLRRLIRPARGVGGRIRAIAQRIMARLRRVMQRVGRAVRRGMRRVRRGISRLRARFGRRRGGRQNAAQRRHARERHNRERLDHAVSVLRPQINSLLSRRVWKLRLRAQLALWRASYRIRRLVLKGGGGTLAVEAGNSLGIDVVTGVMEGESQRVYRMVREIATDLMRQPGTREMARQIQAQRQASFPGGARGTTAATPVVLPPSIPAQSLDILQNRPPGFRSHYTIGGGMHSSAFTEFRGRGTTAGSIRVQSPSIGGGSYSDILTRVPTLAPSGGAPSGLSPAVAVALTTFQQRGILPPGVPFGAQAAPMAGALTRLAAVEGARDPGYLVIRAATMHGMREGLITPQQALIDLNPMERATLPGQRPGAPRTAAEIARRQIPGADFRYGTPLSGAMATALPGEMERFLRVERDAIVRAVLMRLQTTKPLFNTESDLRTYIRRELQDELARIVRNEYPT
- a CDS encoding NPCBM/NEW2 domain-containing protein yields the protein MTPTATLDTPASALDDFLAPPAPEPPPSTLHLDTLPPASATVGYGELGTGGSLGYEGKTVTVQRTAYSHALSTHPPARVRWELDGEWKTFRCQVALNGDVPTGRSHADFQVYADGRRVAEEYRVSAGAPPRALQADITGARTLELVATTTRWASSHAVWLNPELDRAAPAADVPLLDCLQRVHIHPPAAPIVARRCIATVVSPGFEALLDDLLGSVVANAGCPDARLVVFAVDPDAACRRIAARYGAEVVECTRKAHVNATVKSVMYSTPRVIDAEQFICLDADMLVLDDLDPVFAAIDACAPGAILACREANGFHYDDVEHAVMSVYGGRPGDLARIMGRDGGEGRDRLVVNDGIFAGSRGALQALDSLLREWRGAPRWVDERKDIWWRNQAVFNLAIAHLRCGVELDAVYNVQMNNQEVEMAWEDGRAAARWQGRRARVLHFNGLGRHKCPEWRGLFARAGDPVTGAGGGDGYAAFVAALRGWVGRYGQRALAWSFYGTADGLNGKVRDPGTFPLFGLLHYLVKSNGCARVLETGTARGVSAACLASAVAHRRGAVVVTVDREAFAQRDDLWAALPPAARGCIQPRTGDSLEELDAAIERGERYDAALLDSLHEEEYVYAEFQRAVQLVCPGGLILFHDAFLPGATVDRALLRIEADGYNVTRLWGAECGFAEDDGQGFALVVNRRRAGAGAPQ
- a CDS encoding glycosyltransferase, encoding MTARAAVGIAVHAEPARFRATLDAVRATVPASTGIVAVPDHPDGETEMAVRGAGVRVLPAPESPGGAACFNRLLGGTDADVCVLLESGCIPADGWLERLLDGLAADPRNGLAGPSTNRSWNAQGAEPACGPSSQAIASAGRRLAQRHGGDTRTLEPLYSLADFCYAVRREVWDALGAADEGFGAGPCWEMEYNARAARAGWRGVWVPAAFIWRAPFTARRARDDRRLFDASRRRYQDRLCGLRLRGDAARYETHCRGDACEHFAPAALVQIRIDPSPVPVVADERPATAPPSPASAIVRSPAPPTSSSGGVGAPMVSCIMPTAGRPEFALQAIGYFLAQDYPRRELVILDDAGSGLAERLPDDPRIRYEALPAGRSIGAKRNWGVQMARGEIIAQWDDDDWYAPGRLSAQAAPILAGDADVTALRAEVFFDLERWEFWSCTDLLHRRLFVHDVHGGTLAYRRSVWGTKATYPAASLAEDAAFLSRAVRGGARLKRIDTPGLFVYLRHGANAWKFACGKHVDASGWRRIGEPPHLGEARAFYLARSPAAPGRGPSPVVRVDRRDPPGRDSREECDGVPLVSCMMVTADRRRFVPHAIDHFLRQTWPARELVIVDDGADSVEDLVPADPRIRYLRTARSPTLGAKRNLACSLARGSLLAHWDDDDWMADTRIEAQVSALQRVDAEVCGLSTVRYFEPVEGRAWEFRWADRSRRWVGGNTLLYRRAAWERRPFPEVNEGEDTRWVWALPSVVSVADPSIFAALVHAGNTSRKQTRGANWHPIPLDVIRTAMGADWSRYAASHESRRLVPA